A section of the Anabaena cylindrica PCC 7122 genome encodes:
- a CDS encoding filamentous hemagglutinin N-terminal domain-containing protein — MSKQEIDPFKQSQGAKKSAILPLSLYLLALLISSFTAKKAIAQIVPDNTLPVNSQVQSGCSICEINGGTIRGVNLFHSFKEFSVPTGGEALFNNSSAIQNILTRVTGNTISHIDGMIRTHGNANLFFINPNGIIFGENANLNIGGSLIASTANSIKFVDGTQFSRQVSQSTPLLTISMPIGLQFAAHPRLIQVNSKATGLQIQANQTLALVGGDISLDAATLKTNGGRLELGSVAGEGLVKLTSTNQGFSFNYEGIQKFGNIQLTAEANVDTSGIGGGEMQIQTGNLQMSEGSRIASLTLGSLPGGNITINATDTIEIIGTGEFEKKAANILDPSADVSEGRDGFFILSTGSGSTGNFEINTNKLILKDGAILLVSVVNQGNGGNLNINASESVEVIESLLATGNRLQSSGDAGNINIKTKNLLLQNRGSIASSSLATGKAGNININASESIQLTPSESFYQVFDDINVNTNINSSTVGIADSGNIEISTKQLILRKNTAISAATFGSGNGGNLTINASDIHLIGKGSESFINALGTASEIGATGNGGNLNINANTLQMQDGKISAGAVGVGNGGNLLINVNKVQIQEGAEISVSTVNAGKAGTLTVNAADIQLVGTDINGLSSGFFASSGLSATGAAGDIKVNTNNLQILDRATITVEALGSGNAGNLSLKANSILMDQFSTISGNSLINSTATNQEQANLNLHSQNLIMRNGSKITTNATGNNVIGGNITIVTDVLAAAENSDISANSTDFRGGKVIITAQGIFGTQFRDQLTPKSDITATGASPEFSGIVQINQLSTDPSQGLIDLSTSVVDTDNQVSQECAAGSKFTSRENKFTIIGRGGLPSSPDDLFTGTRALVDLVELVPSQQNGPDIQPVGVSDRISTEIVEAQGWVVDAKGQVSLIAQSANVLPHGLIISKTSCFAP; from the coding sequence ATGAGCAAACAGGAAATCGATCCTTTCAAACAAAGCCAAGGTGCAAAAAAATCTGCTATTTTACCCTTAAGCTTGTATCTGTTAGCATTGCTCATTTCCTCCTTCACAGCCAAAAAAGCTATAGCCCAAATTGTTCCTGACAATACCCTCCCAGTTAACTCTCAGGTACAATCAGGATGCAGTATTTGTGAAATCAATGGCGGAACAATCAGAGGTGTAAATTTATTTCACAGCTTTAAAGAATTTTCTGTACCTACAGGTGGTGAAGCCTTATTTAATAATAGTTCGGCAATACAAAACATCCTTACCAGGGTAACAGGTAACACCATCTCCCATATTGATGGAATGATTCGTACTCATGGTAATGCAAACCTGTTTTTCATCAATCCTAACGGGATTATATTTGGTGAAAATGCCAATTTAAACATTGGTGGTTCTTTGATAGCGAGTACAGCGAACAGCATCAAATTTGTAGATGGTACGCAGTTTAGTCGTCAAGTTTCTCAAAGCACACCATTATTGACTATCAGTATGCCTATAGGATTGCAATTTGCAGCGCATCCCCGTTTAATTCAGGTAAATAGTAAAGCTACTGGATTGCAGATACAAGCAAATCAAACCTTAGCTTTAGTAGGCGGAGATATCAGCTTAGATGCTGCAACACTAAAGACAAATGGAGGAAGATTAGAATTAGGTAGTGTTGCTGGAGAAGGTTTAGTTAAACTCACCTCCACCAACCAAGGATTTTCCTTCAATTATGAAGGCATACAAAAATTTGGCAACATTCAACTAACTGCTGAAGCTAATGTTGATACCAGTGGCATCGGTGGGGGAGAGATGCAAATACAAACTGGTAATCTGCAAATGAGTGAAGGATCGCGCATCGCATCTTTAACCTTGGGATCATTACCAGGAGGTAATATAACCATTAACGCCACTGATACCATAGAAATAATTGGTACTGGTGAATTTGAGAAAAAAGCAGCAAACATTCTCGATCCCAGCGCTGATGTTTCAGAAGGACGGGATGGTTTTTTTATCCTTAGCACTGGTTCTGGAAGTACCGGAAATTTTGAAATTAATACAAATAAATTGATACTTAAGGATGGAGCTATTTTATTAGTTTCTGTTGTTAATCAGGGTAATGGTGGTAATCTCAACATTAACGCCTCTGAGTCAGTAGAAGTAATTGAATCTTTATTAGCAACAGGAAATAGACTCCAAAGTAGTGGAGACGCTGGTAACATCAATATTAAAACAAAAAATTTGCTCCTTCAAAATCGAGGATCTATTGCTAGTAGTTCTTTGGCTACAGGTAAAGCAGGTAATATTAACATTAATGCTTCTGAATCAATTCAATTAACGCCAAGTGAATCTTTTTACCAAGTATTTGATGATATAAATGTTAATACAAATATCAACTCTTCTACCGTGGGCATTGCTGATTCTGGAAATATAGAAATTAGCACTAAGCAATTAATTTTAAGAAAAAATACTGCTATATCGGCTGCCACTTTTGGCTCTGGAAATGGTGGTAATTTAACAATTAATGCCTCTGATATTCACTTAATTGGTAAAGGATCTGAAAGCTTTATTAATGCTTTAGGTACTGCATCAGAAATTGGGGCAACGGGTAACGGAGGTAATTTAAATATTAATGCTAACACTTTGCAAATGCAGGATGGCAAAATTAGCGCTGGTGCTGTTGGTGTCGGAAATGGAGGAAACTTGCTTATTAATGTTAATAAAGTGCAAATTCAGGAGGGGGCAGAAATCAGCGTTTCCACTGTTAATGCAGGTAAAGCCGGAACCTTAACAGTCAATGCTGCTGATATCCAACTAGTTGGTACTGATATTAATGGGTTATCCAGTGGTTTTTTTGCCAGTTCTGGGTTAAGTGCAACAGGGGCAGCAGGAGATATAAAAGTTAATACTAATAATTTGCAAATTCTCGATAGGGCTACAATCACTGTAGAGGCTTTAGGCTCAGGAAATGCAGGCAATCTTAGCTTGAAGGCTAACTCGATTTTGATGGATCAATTTAGTACTATTAGTGGCAACAGTCTCATTAATAGTACTGCTACTAATCAAGAACAAGCTAATCTTAATTTACATTCTCAAAATTTGATTATGCGTAATGGAAGCAAAATCACTACTAATGCGACTGGCAACAATGTTATTGGTGGCAATATCACTATTGTGACTGATGTTTTAGCAGCAGCAGAAAATAGTGACATTAGTGCCAATTCGACTGATTTTCGTGGTGGTAAGGTGATAATTACTGCCCAAGGTATCTTCGGGACACAGTTTCGAGATCAACTAACTCCAAAAAGTGATATTACTGCCACTGGGGCAAGTCCAGAGTTTAGTGGTATAGTCCAGATCAATCAGTTATCTACCGATCCCAGCCAAGGTTTAATAGATCTCTCCACTAGTGTGGTTGATACTGATAATCAGGTTTCTCAAGAATGTGCAGCTGGTAGCAAATTTACCAGTCGAGAAAATAAATTTACTATTATTGGCCGTGGTGGATTACCATCTAGTCCTGATGATTTATTTACGGGGACAAGAGCATTAGTAGATTTGGTAGAGTTAGTGCCTAGTCAACAGAATGGCCCAGATATTCAACCTGTAGGAGTTAGTGACCGTATATCAACAGAGATTGTAGAAGCGCAAGGATGGGTTGTTGATGCCAAAGGTCAAGTTAGCTTAATTGCTCAATCAGCAAATGTTCTACCCCACGGTCTTATTATATCTAAGACTTCTTGTTTTGCACCTTAA
- a CDS encoding transglycosylase domain-containing protein, with amino-acid sequence MSSRTFEDKQPQEQASSGFEFFKGVGQVTGATLLSITLLTSSIVAGGLVGLATSFRNLPDVRQLRNFSPSETTYIYDIKGKLLTRFHGEANREVVPLDRISPNLKRAVLASEDSHFYTHHGINPTGVGRAVVVNLVAGGVKEGGSTITMQLVKNLFLSQKRAFTRKLAEAVLAIRLEQILNKDQILEMYLNQVYWGHNNYGVQTAARSYFNKSAEFLTLGESAMMAGLIQAPEEFSPFASMKLAKLKQKEVLGRMLELTWITQKEYDDALKQEIKLGRIRSFQGSASPYITNAVAQELAKKFGRDALLKGGMRVQTTVDAKFQEMAEGTVAKWHKTLLGQGLYKNQIALVAVDPRTHFVKALVGGVDSKASEFNRATQAQRQPGSAFKPFVYYAAFATGKYTPDSTVVDSPVSYRDGNGWYFPRNYDGGFSGAMSIRTALAQSRNIPVIKLGKTVGMNRVIEICRTLGIMSPMEPVTSLPLGAIGVTPLEMASAYATFANYGWQSPPTVIVRVTDSSGNVLLDNTPKPQRVLDPWASAAIIDVMQSVVTSGTGKGAAIDRPVAGKTGTTSSEKDIWFVGTVPQLTTAVWIGRDDNRQLSSGATGGGMVAPIWRDFMIKALKDVPVEKFKSPSQFSRPKSN; translated from the coding sequence GTGTCGTCTAGGACTTTTGAAGACAAACAGCCACAAGAGCAGGCTTCATCTGGATTTGAGTTTTTTAAAGGAGTAGGTCAAGTAACCGGCGCTACTCTGCTATCTATCACGCTGTTAACAAGCTCTATTGTAGCCGGGGGACTGGTTGGACTAGCCACTAGTTTCCGCAATTTGCCAGACGTGAGACAATTACGTAACTTTTCTCCTTCAGAAACTACATACATATATGACATTAAAGGTAAACTTTTAACAAGATTTCATGGTGAAGCTAACCGGGAAGTCGTACCCTTAGATAGAATTTCCCCAAATCTGAAACGGGCAGTATTAGCCAGTGAAGATAGTCACTTTTACACACACCACGGTATTAACCCTACTGGTGTTGGCCGGGCTGTAGTCGTCAACTTAGTAGCAGGTGGTGTCAAAGAAGGTGGTTCTACCATCACCATGCAGTTAGTCAAAAACCTGTTTTTGTCTCAAAAACGTGCTTTTACTCGCAAATTAGCAGAAGCTGTACTAGCAATTCGGTTAGAACAAATTCTCAACAAAGACCAAATTTTAGAAATGTACCTCAATCAAGTTTATTGGGGTCATAACAATTACGGCGTACAAACAGCAGCACGGAGTTATTTTAACAAATCAGCAGAATTTTTAACTTTGGGTGAGTCAGCAATGATGGCTGGTTTAATCCAAGCCCCTGAGGAATTCAGCCCTTTCGCTAGTATGAAGCTGGCAAAACTGAAGCAAAAAGAAGTCCTGGGGCGGATGTTGGAATTGACTTGGATTACCCAGAAAGAATATGACGATGCTCTCAAGCAAGAAATTAAACTCGGTAGAATCAGGTCATTTCAAGGTAGTGCTTCACCTTACATAACCAATGCCGTAGCCCAAGAATTAGCGAAAAAGTTCGGGCGTGACGCATTGCTAAAAGGCGGAATGCGGGTGCAGACGACTGTCGATGCTAAATTTCAAGAAATGGCAGAAGGAACAGTCGCCAAGTGGCATAAAACTCTACTGGGACAAGGTTTATACAAAAATCAAATTGCCCTTGTGGCAGTTGACCCCCGGACTCATTTTGTTAAAGCCCTAGTGGGTGGTGTAGATTCTAAAGCCAGTGAGTTCAACCGCGCCACCCAAGCTCAACGTCAGCCTGGTTCAGCTTTTAAACCCTTTGTTTACTATGCTGCCTTTGCCACGGGTAAATATACTCCAGATAGTACAGTGGTAGATTCTCCAGTTAGTTACCGAGATGGTAATGGTTGGTACTTTCCGAGAAACTATGATGGCGGCTTTAGCGGTGCAATGTCAATTCGGACTGCGTTAGCTCAGTCTCGGAATATCCCTGTGATTAAGCTTGGTAAAACCGTAGGGATGAATAGAGTGATTGAAATTTGCCGCACCTTGGGCATTATGAGTCCGATGGAACCTGTTACTTCTTTACCTTTGGGTGCGATCGGTGTTACTCCTCTAGAAATGGCTAGTGCCTATGCTACCTTTGCTAATTATGGCTGGCAGTCACCACCAACAGTGATTGTACGGGTAACAGATAGCAGTGGAAATGTGTTACTTGACAACACACCTAAACCGCAGCGAGTCCTTGATCCCTGGGCATCAGCAGCGATTATTGATGTCATGCAATCTGTTGTTACAAGTGGTACAGGTAAAGGTGCTGCTATAGATAGGCCAGTTGCAGGCAAGACGGGGACAACTTCTTCAGAAAAAGATATTTGGTTTGTGGGTACTGTACCACAACTCACAACTGCTGTCTGGATCGGGAGAGACGATAACCGCCAATTATCTAGCGGTGCGACCGGTGGTGGTATGGTTGCTCCTATCTGGCGTGATTTTATGATTAAAGCTCTTAAGGATGTACCTGTAGAGAAATTCAAGTCACCTTCTCAGTTTTCTCGTCCTAAATCAAATTAG
- a CDS encoding DUF1825 family protein — protein MGFFDSEIVQHEAKQLFEDYQSLIKLGNDYGKFDREGKKLFIEQMEAMMDRYRIFMKRFELSEDFMAQMTIEQLKTQLGQFGVTPQQMFEQMNVTLNRMKAELEKTP, from the coding sequence ATGGGATTTTTTGATTCTGAGATAGTTCAACATGAAGCCAAGCAGCTTTTTGAAGATTATCAATCGCTGATTAAGCTTGGCAACGACTACGGCAAATTTGACCGCGAGGGTAAAAAGCTGTTTATTGAGCAAATGGAAGCAATGATGGATCGATATCGCATCTTTATGAAGCGTTTTGAGCTATCAGAAGACTTCATGGCGCAAATGACCATAGAGCAACTAAAAACTCAGCTAGGTCAGTTTGGCGTTACCCCGCAACAAATGTTTGAGCAAATGAACGTCACCCTCAACAGGATGAAAGCCGAACTGGAAAAAACTCCTTGA
- a CDS encoding non-ribosomal peptide synthetase: protein MKLLNLEDSYQLSPLQEGMLFNSLIAQQSGVDIEQVICLVPEKIDVKIFQQAWIKVVERHAALRSSFDWSNENEALQLVHKQVILSLEEQNWSSLSDTEQKQKLRTYLQSDRTLGFQLHTPPLMRLALFQVSESAYQFVWTFHHALLDGRSLLIIFKEVLTFYQAFSQREDLEILQPHPYKNHIQWLQQQDWSKNASFWQQLLKDFTAPTPLLLDQNPHNKSGFGEQKIRLSAKNTQILEDLAQQNQLTLNTLIQAAWAILLSRYSGENDVVFGATRACRYSSVPGSESMVGQLTNTLPVRVKITGETPILPWLKELRSQWVTLREYEHTPLVKIQSWSNVPGGSSLFNSLVVFENYELNQALHSHDERWQNLEVQLEEQTNFPLTLVGYAGTELLLKIKYDQRSFNDDKILRMLGHLQTLLSSIATNPHQNLGELPLLTTDEQHQMLIEWNHTAADFNQQICIHQLFESQVEKTPTSVAVVFGNEQLTYQELNFQANQLAHQLKELGVKPGVLVAVYLERSLEIISAVLGILKAGGAYVPLEPSFPQERIQLLLSSLQINCLVTQTKLLPKIQELETQLPALQHLICLDKCAAKQSGNQQIWNRSYLDQLPQKNLNTSVSSDDIAYIIFTSGSTGTPKGVVVRHQPVINLISWVNKTFNVNSSDRILFITSLCFDLSVYDIFGLLAVGGSIRVVSNQDVRDPEALLNIICHEPITFWDSAPPALQQLASLFPTVKSSNCHPLLRLVFMSGDWIPVTLPDLLKTTFPEVEVISLGGATEATVWSNYYPIGKVEAHWKSIPYGKPIQNAQYYILDSYLNPCPIGVAGDLYIGGVCLASGYLNQPELTAQKFIPNPFSKNPESRLYKTGDLARYFPDGNIEFLGRIDHQVKIRGFRIELGEIEGVLAQHPGVEETVVIAREDEPGCKRLVAYMVLNQQYAPKNMNELRQFLQKKLPEYMIPCTLIPINYIPLTANGKINRSALPIPDQTRPNLEKAFIPPSNTIELQLTEIWKQVLGINSIGVKDNFFELGGHSLLAVKLFTQIEHKLSKKLPLATLFHSPTIEELANILSQENDPVSWSSLVPIQPIKNSKRPLFLVHALGGNIIGYQSLVRYLGSEQPIYGLQAQGLDGKQPPHTRVEDMAAHYIQEIRTVQPHGPYLLAGFSSGGIVAFEMGQQLIAQGEQVALLAMFDTYNPRLYIENPSFIHTMYAYGRTLLELSPQAKRYYFLAKMDWLRLLFTGNPHSKYDLWNNHTLSEDSNPYNMEFIETIKRVTMKDYVPQTYPGRVTLFTTKEVLRWCRNETDRGWKHLAQDGLDIYHVPGTHLGMLDEPNVQILAEKLQVCLEQAQENYWEENAIILSNRLIKTHSAGKLVNR, encoded by the coding sequence ATGAAATTACTAAATCTAGAAGATTCATACCAACTTTCACCTCTACAGGAAGGAATGTTGTTTAATAGCCTAATTGCTCAACAGTCTGGAGTTGATATTGAGCAGGTTATTTGTTTAGTGCCAGAAAAAATTGATGTGAAAATATTTCAACAAGCATGGATTAAAGTTGTAGAAAGACACGCAGCTTTAAGAAGTAGCTTTGATTGGTCAAACGAAAATGAAGCACTACAACTAGTACATAAACAAGTAATTCTTTCTCTGGAAGAACAAAATTGGAGTAGCTTATCTGACACAGAACAAAAGCAGAAATTACGAACTTATCTTCAAAGCGATCGCACACTAGGTTTTCAGCTACATACACCACCATTAATGCGTTTAGCATTATTTCAGGTAAGTGAATCTGCGTACCAATTTGTTTGGACTTTTCACCATGCTTTGTTAGACGGTCGGTCTTTACTCATCATTTTCAAAGAAGTTCTTACCTTTTATCAGGCTTTTTCTCAAAGAGAGGATTTAGAAATCCTACAACCCCATCCTTATAAAAATCATATTCAATGGTTACAGCAACAAGACTGGTCAAAAAATGCAAGTTTTTGGCAGCAATTACTTAAAGATTTTACCGCACCAACTCCTTTGTTATTAGACCAAAATCCCCATAATAAAAGCGGTTTTGGAGAGCAAAAAATTAGATTATCAGCAAAAAATACTCAGATATTAGAAGATTTAGCACAACAAAATCAACTCACTCTCAATACCTTAATACAGGCAGCTTGGGCTATATTATTGAGTCGTTATAGCGGTGAAAATGACGTTGTTTTTGGTGCAACTAGAGCTTGCCGTTATTCATCTGTCCCTGGTTCAGAATCAATGGTAGGACAATTAACCAATACCCTACCAGTCCGGGTAAAAATAACAGGAGAAACACCTATACTTCCTTGGTTAAAAGAATTGCGATCGCAGTGGGTAACTTTGCGAGAATACGAACATACACCCCTAGTAAAAATTCAGAGTTGGAGTAATGTTCCTGGTGGAAGTTCATTATTTAATAGTCTTGTCGTCTTTGAAAATTACGAATTAAATCAGGCTTTGCATTCTCATGATGAAAGATGGCAAAACTTGGAAGTGCAGCTAGAAGAACAAACAAATTTTCCGCTGACATTAGTTGGTTATGCGGGAACAGAACTTTTACTAAAAATAAAATATGACCAACGCAGTTTTAACGATGATAAAATTCTGCGAATGCTGGGACATCTGCAAACCTTATTATCCAGCATAGCCACAAATCCCCACCAAAATCTAGGAGAATTACCCCTATTAACAACAGATGAACAACATCAAATGTTAATAGAATGGAATCACACAGCAGCAGATTTTAATCAACAAATTTGTATTCATCAACTATTTGAATCACAGGTAGAAAAAACACCTACATCTGTTGCTGTTGTCTTCGGAAATGAGCAATTAACCTACCAAGAACTTAATTTTCAAGCAAATCAATTAGCACATCAACTCAAAGAACTAGGAGTCAAACCAGGAGTCTTGGTTGCCGTTTACCTAGAACGTTCCTTAGAGATAATTTCCGCAGTTTTGGGAATTTTAAAAGCTGGCGGTGCTTATGTACCCTTAGAACCCAGTTTTCCCCAAGAACGTATTCAATTACTCCTGTCTTCACTGCAAATTAATTGTCTAGTTACCCAAACTAAGTTATTACCTAAAATTCAGGAACTAGAAACACAGCTTCCCGCACTACAACACTTAATTTGTTTAGATAAATGTGCCGCTAAACAATCGGGAAATCAGCAAATATGGAATCGTTCCTATCTAGATCAATTACCTCAAAAAAACTTAAACACCTCTGTTAGTTCTGATGATATTGCCTACATAATTTTTACATCAGGCTCTACAGGAACACCAAAAGGTGTAGTTGTTCGTCATCAACCTGTGATCAATCTCATTTCCTGGGTTAACAAAACATTTAATGTTAATTCCTCTGACCGAATTTTATTTATCACATCTTTGTGTTTTGATCTATCAGTTTATGACATATTCGGACTTTTAGCCGTAGGTGGTTCTATTCGGGTTGTGTCTAATCAAGATGTTAGAGATCCAGAAGCTTTATTAAACATTATTTGCCATGAACCAATTACTTTTTGGGACTCAGCACCCCCAGCATTACAACAGTTAGCTTCCTTGTTCCCCACAGTTAAATCTAGTAATTGTCATCCCTTGTTGCGGTTGGTATTTATGAGTGGTGATTGGATACCAGTCACATTACCAGACTTACTAAAAACTACATTTCCAGAAGTGGAAGTAATTAGTTTAGGAGGAGCAACCGAAGCCACAGTTTGGTCTAATTATTATCCCATTGGCAAAGTAGAAGCACATTGGAAGAGTATTCCCTATGGTAAACCTATCCAAAATGCACAATATTATATTCTGGATTCTTACCTTAATCCTTGTCCCATTGGTGTAGCGGGGGATTTGTATATTGGTGGAGTTTGTTTAGCTTCTGGTTATTTAAATCAACCGGAACTGACAGCACAAAAATTTATTCCTAATCCCTTTAGTAAAAATCCCGAATCACGACTTTATAAAACTGGAGATTTAGCTCGCTATTTCCCAGATGGTAATATTGAATTCTTGGGACGAATTGACCATCAAGTAAAAATTCGTGGTTTCCGCATTGAGTTGGGAGAAATTGAAGGTGTACTCGCACAACACCCCGGAGTAGAAGAAACAGTAGTTATCGCTAGGGAAGACGAACCAGGATGTAAGCGACTGGTGGCTTATATGGTGCTAAATCAACAATATGCACCCAAAAATATGAATGAATTACGGCAGTTTCTACAAAAGAAATTACCAGAGTATATGATTCCTTGTACCTTGATACCCATTAACTATATTCCATTAACAGCTAATGGTAAGATAAACCGTTCGGCTTTACCCATACCTGACCAAACACGACCCAATTTAGAAAAAGCCTTTATTCCTCCTAGCAACACAATAGAATTACAATTAACTGAGATTTGGAAACAGGTATTAGGTATTAACTCAATTGGAGTTAAAGATAACTTCTTTGAATTGGGGGGACATTCCCTATTGGCTGTGAAATTGTTCACCCAAATCGAACATAAACTTAGTAAAAAACTGCCTCTCGCTACCTTATTCCATTCACCAACAATAGAAGAGTTAGCGAACATTCTCAGTCAAGAAAACGATCCCGTTTCTTGGTCGTCTCTAGTACCTATTCAGCCGATTAAGAATAGTAAACGTCCTTTATTCCTGGTTCATGCTCTTGGTGGAAATATCATTGGCTACCAAAGCCTAGTTCGTTACTTAGGTTCAGAACAACCGATTTATGGACTACAAGCACAAGGACTAGATGGTAAACAACCTCCTCACACCAGGGTTGAAGACATGGCTGCTCATTACATTCAAGAAATTCGCACCGTCCAACCTCATGGACCCTATCTATTAGCTGGTTTCTCTAGTGGTGGTATAGTTGCTTTTGAGATGGGTCAGCAATTAATAGCCCAAGGTGAGCAGGTGGCTCTATTAGCAATGTTTGATACCTATAACCCCAGGCTGTATATTGAGAATCCCTCCTTCATTCATACCATGTATGCTTATGGGCGTACCTTGTTAGAGCTATCGCCACAAGCTAAACGCTACTATTTTCTAGCGAAGATGGACTGGTTGCGGTTACTTTTTACAGGGAATCCTCATAGCAAGTATGACCTCTGGAATAATCACACTTTATCAGAAGATAGCAACCCTTACAACATGGAGTTTATAGAAACTATAAAACGGGTAACAATGAAAGATTATGTTCCGCAGACTTATCCTGGCCGAGTAACTTTATTTACTACTAAGGAAGTGTTGAGATGGTGTCGCAATGAAACCGATAGAGGTTGGAAACATCTGGCTCAGGATGGTTTAGATATCTATCATGTACCAGGTACACATTTAGGTATGTTAGATGAACCCAACGTGCAGATTTTAGCAGAAAAATTGCAGGTTTGCTTAGAGCAAGCACAGGAAAATTACTGGGAAGAAAATGCGATTATCCTATCAAATCGGCTGATTAAAACCCATAGTGCTGGTAAGTTGGTAAATCGGTAA